One Parasphingorhabdus cellanae genomic region harbors:
- a CDS encoding M28 family peptidase has translation MSMIKSSTLLAGASALLFSTAAFANSHDPAAIQTKALQDSLAYEITEGLTTEVGPRQAGTEAEARARDWSVAKLKSLGFQNVRNEPFMMPTWVRGAETAEVTGPYPQKMHVTALGNSASTGAAGIEAEVAYFDSLAAMQAVPDGSLAGKIAFVTHDMHRTQDGSSYGAYGPVRWIGPSVASKKGAVAYVIKSIGTDHHRNPHTGNMNFAEGVKPIPAGALSLPDADNLERMIKLGKPVTLKLVMTPQNIGQQESGNVIAEVTGSDSSKGMILIACHLDSWDLAPGAFDDAAGCGIVTAAAKHIMDHGQPLRTIRILWAGAEEVGLWGGKAYAKAHTGSNHAIAMESDFGADSVWRVEFNLPDGAENIEKQIAQALLPLGVSANGPPATGGADVRDIIASNNLAVIDLQQDGTRYFDLHHTPDDTLDKIDPKQMRQNVAAWSTVLSIIANSDADFTMPAKE, from the coding sequence TTGTCCATGATAAAAAGCTCCACCCTGCTCGCAGGCGCGTCCGCGCTTCTTTTCTCCACAGCTGCTTTTGCGAATTCGCATGATCCTGCGGCTATTCAAACGAAAGCGCTGCAAGATAGCCTCGCCTACGAGATAACCGAAGGCTTGACCACGGAAGTCGGCCCGCGTCAGGCCGGAACCGAAGCGGAAGCCCGGGCCCGCGACTGGTCGGTAGCAAAGCTCAAGTCTTTGGGGTTTCAGAACGTCCGCAACGAACCTTTCATGATGCCCACATGGGTGCGTGGCGCGGAAACTGCAGAAGTAACGGGTCCCTATCCTCAAAAAATGCATGTGACCGCCTTAGGCAATAGCGCCAGCACCGGCGCAGCCGGAATTGAAGCCGAAGTCGCCTATTTCGACTCGCTCGCCGCCATGCAGGCAGTCCCCGACGGCAGTTTGGCTGGTAAAATCGCGTTCGTGACCCATGACATGCATCGCACACAAGATGGCTCCAGCTATGGCGCTTATGGACCTGTGCGCTGGATCGGCCCCAGCGTCGCCTCCAAAAAGGGCGCGGTCGCCTATGTGATTAAATCCATTGGTACGGATCATCACCGCAACCCGCACACGGGCAATATGAACTTTGCTGAGGGCGTGAAGCCAATACCTGCAGGTGCGCTCTCGCTGCCGGATGCTGACAATCTGGAGCGGATGATCAAACTTGGCAAACCTGTCACGCTGAAGCTGGTGATGACGCCGCAGAATATCGGCCAGCAAGAATCCGGCAATGTCATCGCGGAAGTCACCGGAAGCGACTCGTCCAAAGGCATGATTCTGATTGCCTGTCATCTGGACAGCTGGGACTTGGCACCCGGTGCGTTTGATGACGCAGCCGGTTGCGGCATTGTGACCGCCGCGGCCAAGCATATCATGGATCATGGCCAACCATTGCGGACGATCCGCATCCTGTGGGCGGGCGCAGAAGAAGTCGGCCTTTGGGGCGGCAAAGCCTATGCCAAGGCTCACACTGGCAGCAACCATGCCATTGCCATGGAGTCAGATTTCGGCGCGGATAGTGTCTGGCGTGTCGAGTTTAATTTGCCGGATGGCGCCGAAAACATCGAGAAACAGATTGCTCAAGCGCTTTTGCCTCTGGGTGTGAGTGCGAACGGTCCGCCAGCTACTGGTGGCGCTGATGTGCGAGATATCATCGCCAGCAATAATCTTGCGGTCATTGATCTTCAGCAGGATGGCACCCGCTATTTCGATCTCCATCACACCCCCGACGACACACTCGACAAAATTGATCCGAAGCAGATGCGCCAGAATGTCGCGGCATGGAGCACGGTCTTGTCCATCATCGCTAACAGCGATGCCGATTTCACCATGCCAGCAAAAGAGTAA
- the ettA gene encoding energy-dependent translational throttle protein EttA, which translates to MAVQYSYVMKGLTKTFPGAPKPVLDNIHLQFLPGTKIAIIGKNGAGKSTLMKIMAGQDDEFQGEAWAGENIRVGYLAQEPDLDETKTVKENVMDGVRPVADLVERFNEISNIMGDPPEDADFDALMEEMGTLQEKIDAVDGWTLDNQLEIAMEALRCPPGDSPVTDLSGGEKRRVALCRLLLDKPEILMLDEPTNHLDAESVAWLEKHLIDYAGNVILVTHDRYFLDNVVNWVLEIDRGRGIPFEGNYSNWLDAKAKRMAQEEREDKSRQKAIESELQWMRQSPKARQTKSKARIRSFDDLVAAQENRQVGKAQILIQTPERLGSKVIEAKGLTKAYGDKLLFENLEFSLPPGGIVGIIGANGAGKTTLFRIITGQETPDSGSLELGDTVKLGYVDQSRDTLDASKNIWEEISGGHDFFTFGKNEVQTRAYVGAFNFKGTDQQKKVGQLSGGERNRVHLAKMLKEGGNVLLLDEPTNDLDVETLRALEDALESFAGCAVVISHDRFFLDRLATHILAFEGDSHVEWFEGNFESYEEDKRRRLGDAADRPTRVAYKKLTR; encoded by the coding sequence ATGGCCGTCCAATATAGCTATGTCATGAAAGGTCTCACCAAGACCTTCCCCGGAGCGCCAAAACCGGTTCTCGATAATATTCACCTGCAGTTCCTGCCGGGTACGAAAATTGCCATCATCGGTAAAAACGGTGCGGGTAAATCCACGCTCATGAAAATCATGGCTGGTCAGGATGACGAATTTCAGGGCGAAGCCTGGGCCGGCGAGAATATTCGCGTGGGTTACCTTGCGCAGGAGCCTGATCTGGACGAGACCAAGACGGTCAAGGAAAACGTCATGGACGGCGTCCGTCCTGTCGCTGATCTGGTGGAGCGGTTCAACGAAATCTCGAACATCATGGGCGATCCGCCGGAAGATGCGGATTTTGACGCGCTGATGGAAGAAATGGGCACGCTGCAGGAAAAAATTGATGCGGTAGATGGCTGGACTTTGGACAACCAGTTGGAAATCGCGATGGAAGCCTTGCGCTGCCCGCCTGGTGACAGCCCGGTGACTGATCTGTCCGGTGGTGAGAAACGCCGTGTGGCGCTGTGCCGCCTGTTGCTCGACAAGCCTGAAATTCTCATGCTCGATGAGCCAACCAACCACTTGGATGCGGAAAGCGTCGCTTGGCTGGAGAAGCATCTGATCGATTATGCCGGCAATGTCATTCTCGTAACCCATGACCGCTACTTCCTCGACAATGTGGTGAATTGGGTGCTGGAAATTGATCGCGGCCGCGGGATCCCGTTTGAAGGCAATTATTCTAACTGGCTCGATGCCAAGGCCAAGCGGATGGCGCAGGAAGAGCGGGAAGATAAGAGCCGGCAGAAAGCTATTGAGAGCGAGCTGCAATGGATGCGGCAGTCTCCCAAAGCGCGGCAAACCAAATCCAAAGCCCGTATCCGCTCATTCGATGATCTGGTCGCGGCACAGGAAAACCGTCAGGTTGGCAAGGCGCAGATATTGATCCAAACACCCGAACGCCTGGGCTCCAAGGTGATTGAGGCCAAGGGTCTGACCAAAGCTTATGGCGACAAGCTATTGTTCGAAAATCTCGAATTCTCGCTGCCACCCGGTGGTATTGTCGGTATTATCGGGGCCAATGGTGCTGGTAAAACAACGCTTTTCCGGATCATTACCGGGCAAGAAACGCCCGATAGCGGGTCACTCGAACTCGGTGACACGGTGAAACTGGGCTATGTCGATCAAAGCCGGGATACGCTGGATGCTTCGAAAAATATCTGGGAAGAAATTTCCGGTGGCCATGACTTTTTCACCTTCGGGAAAAATGAAGTCCAGACCCGCGCCTATGTCGGTGCGTTCAACTTCAAAGGCACCGATCAGCAGAAGAAAGTCGGCCAGCTATCAGGCGGTGAACGCAACCGCGTGCATCTCGCCAAAATGCTGAAAGAGGGCGGCAATGTGCTGCTACTCGACGAGCCAACCAACGATCTTGATGTCGAAACATTGCGCGCATTGGAAGATGCGCTGGAAAGCTTCGCTGGCTGCGCCGTGGTAATTTCGCATGACCGCTTCTTCCTTGATCGGCTCGCCACCCACATTCTGGCGTTCGAAGGCGACAGCCATGTTGAGTGGTTTGAAGGCAATTTCGAAAGCTATGAGGAAGATAAGCGGCGCCGTCTAGGCGATGCTGCGGATCGTCCGACCCGTGTTGCATACAAGAAATTGACGCGCTAA